In a genomic window of Gossypium arboreum isolate Shixiya-1 chromosome 9, ASM2569848v2, whole genome shotgun sequence:
- the LOC108456214 gene encoding protein C2-DOMAIN ABA-RELATED 4, with protein sequence MTSMDELMGLLRIHVKRGINLAVRDVRTSDPYVVVRMGTQRLKTKVINKDVNPVWNEDLTLPITDPGEPIKLTVFDYDTFSMDDEMGDAEFDIQAFVQALRMDYADFPDGTILAKVQPCRKNCLAEESVVVVKEGKVLQDLCLRLRNVECGEVELQLEWIEVPGCKGVSATPTPTA encoded by the exons GAGGATTCACGTCAAACGGGGCATAAACCTTGCTGTTCGTGATGTCCGTACCAGCGACCCTTACGTTGTTGTTCGGATGGGCACGCAG AGGTTGAAGACTAAAGTAATAAATAAGGATGTTAATCCTGTATGGAATGAAGATTTAACTCTTCCCATTACAGATCCTGGGGAGCCAATCAAGCTC ACAGTGTTTGACTATGACACATTTAGCATGGATGACGAAATGGGAGATGCAGAGTTTGACATACAGGCATTCGTACAGGCATTGAGAATGGATTATGCAGACTTCCCAGATGGAACCATATTAGCCAAAGTGCAACCATGTAGGAAAAACTGCTTGGCTGAAGAGAGCGTTGTTGTAGTGAAGGAAGGGAAGGTACTCCAAGACCTTTGCCTCAGATTGAGAAATGTGGAGTGTGGTGAGGTGGAACTTCAACTCGAGTGGATTGAAGTTCCTGGCTGTAAAGGTGTCTCAGCAACACCAACACCAACTGCATAA